The Papaver somniferum cultivar HN1 chromosome 3, ASM357369v1, whole genome shotgun sequence genome includes a region encoding these proteins:
- the LOC113355251 gene encoding uncharacterized protein LOC113355251 encodes MSRTRGGNPLRHIDRINQSVEGRRGLLKKYSGVCVRPALGEVGANGTMSAYSSALQSYALNGPTSFGKVMNRAAQIAAGSSLHSQTKYFVLLIITLSQYWKLTTATAYRVGMDSAYRVGMDSWLQGHCTVCANAWSAGC; translated from the exons ATGTCTAGGACTAGAGGTGGGAACCCACTGAGGCATATTGATAGAATAAATCAAAGTGTGGAGGGGAGAAGAGGCTTATTGAAGAAATATAGTGGTGTTTGCGTTAGACCTGCTCTGGGGGAG GTTGGAGCAAACGGTACAATGTCTGCCTATTCAAGTGCCTTGCAGAGTTATGCTCTTAATGGCCCTACATCGTTCGGGAAAGTTATGAACAGAGCTGCACAAATTGCTGCAGGGTCCAGCTTGCATAGCCAGACAAAATACTTTGTCTTGCTCATCATCACACTATCACA ATACTGGAAGCTGACAACGGCGACCGCTTACAGAGTAGGGATGGACAGTGCTTACAGAGTAGGGATGGACAGTTGGCTACAGGGGCATTGTACAGTTTGTGCCAATGCGTGGAGTGCTGG ATGCTGA
- the LOC113355253 gene encoding non-specific lipid-transfer protein 6-like, whose protein sequence is MAAAMFKLATVLLACMVVVAPYAAEGAISCGTVTTQMAPCLGYLTGSDLQPSCCAGVESLLAAATTTEDRQAACNCLKSASSSIPGINYDNAASLPSKCGVDIPYEISPSTDCTQVQ, encoded by the exons ATGGCAGCAGCAATGTTTAAGTTGGCAACTGTGCTTCTTGCTTGCATGGTTGTGGTTGCACCTTATGCAGCTGAAGGTGCAATCTCATGTGGTACGGTGACTACACAGATGGCACCATGCCTTGGTTACCTGACAGGGTCTGATCTTCAACCTAGCTGTTGTGCAGGAGTTGAGTCTCTCCTTGCAGCTGCTACTACCACTGAAGACCGTCAAGCTGCTTGTAATTGTTTGAAGAGTGCATCCTCTAGTATTCCCGGGATCAACTATGATAATGCTGCGTCACTCCCAAGCAAATGTGGTGTTGACATCCCTTACGAGATCAGCCCCTCCACTGACTGCACCCA GGTTCAGTAA